The genome window AGTGCCAGGAAGGAACCAGGCCGCGAAGGCGACATTACCGGAGAGCCGAGGATGACTTTTACCTCGTCCTGATCCGGGAGATTGTCAATCACCGGGTTACTTCCGGTTACCGGAGAGTGACGGCTCATCTGAATCGGTAGTGTCAAGAATCTTTCGCTTTTATTATGGCAGTGCCTACCGGGGTTTTAGATTGCCTCCACAAGGTCAATGGCTTGATCCAAGTCCTATTCTCGGAGCAGAGCCATATTGAAGTACAGTCGTGATCCCCCTGCTGAAAATGTGGAAGGGTCATTTACACAAATTACCTGACACTCTCGATGCTACTTTCATTTACACAAAGAAACACGCAATTTATCCATCACACTATAAGGAATAATATCAATTGTGGGAATATCGCTTTTGTTATTGTGAAGTAATAATATGTTTTCAAACACATCGAATATTATATATTTTATAGTCCGATAACTTCTTTCTTTGCAATTAATTTCTATCAATGACATTTTACTATAAGGTTTTCTGTAAGTCCTGTCTATCAATAATGAGTTACCCATGTCTTCACTATACTTTTTGGAATACATCTGAGTTACCCATACACTTACATTATCTCTCTTTGTAATATGTATTGAATCTTTGTCATAGTATGTTACGCCATCTTCATTAGTCCCAACTATATGTAAATTTTCACAATAGACAAAATCATTTGTAGCATAGAATACAAATGAAACAACAAAAAATATGATTATATGAAAAGATATCTCATTTTTCATGATACCTCTCCCTTCAATTAATCCTCATTAATTTCGATATTACGAAGGTGAACTGCTGCGAATAATGTACCACACCCGCGGCAGGATTTCTGCGAATGTCTTTCGCGGAGGACTGCAATGCGCGGAAACATCACGGAGACAGCATCGGGTTTGTGTACGAACGCCGGGCCCATCAAGAACACCCGCTTCCCGCCATTCTGTCCAGGATGCAGACTCACGGACGACACCATCCTGTCGCTCTGGCCGATGCCATCCGCCATGACTTGGATTACGCATGTCACCATGCAGGAGTTCTATTGTCGGTAATGGGATAGGTGATGTAATGGACTGTTCCATTGATCTGATGAAGAAAGGCAGGTCCATTTCTGATCCTGCCTTTCCCTCTCGCGGTATGAACCATAGATATGAAAATCTGCCGAAGCGTTATTTAAATCATATACTTTTGCAAAGCCGAATATGCGTGAAAGTCTGGATTTACCAGAGCAGCTCCAACTTGAAACTCCTCAGAGGATTCAATTACCCGTTGAGGTGCGATTTCCACGTTGATTGGCCAATAATAGTTAGGTAAGCGGAAGATGATGCTGAACTTTTCGGTGTCGCTATCGCTATTCCTCTGGATTTCCAGTTTCGTCCCTTTGGGAATGGAGAATCTTATCCCGCCTATGGAGATGTCCATAATGGTGATTGCTTCAAAATCGCTTCGCTGCCACCGGGGATCGCCAATATAAGCCGGTAGATCAACTTTCTTCCTTTCAAACCGGCGGCGATTCTGTTTGATCCCTTGAAACTCTTTATTTTCCTTAAGATAATGGTCGATGATAAGACCGACAACTTCGGAGACACTCCGTTTTTCATACTTGGCAATCTTATCCAAGGCATTACTGATTTCTAAAGTGATTTGGAAGCAGACTGTAATGCCTTTCTCCATCTCGATCGTCATATTATCCCTCCCTTCCTAAACCGACCACACTGCATATATGATATCAATGGCATAATCGTCATTTTATTCTTTCTCTCCAGAATAAGTCAATAAATATAATATGGTTGCATAATCTTCTGTGAGATAAAGGTCAGTTTGCAGAGGATGTTTTGACGGCCAGGTAGCATAACATCCTGTACTCGTTAAATATATTTTGCTCAAACAATTCAGGACTTCACTGATAAATCGAGAAAAAAAAGCAGGACCATTTCTGACCCTGCCTTCTCCTTCAATGGTAAGAACCACGTTTATAAAATCCGTGAGGTTACTTCTCAAAATTCCTCCTCAGTCCTACATATGCCAGTCCAATCAAGCCAAGGCCCAAAAGCAGTAAGGTGGAGGGTTCGGGGACTCGTGTTACGACATCCCCCAGAATAAAGACTTCTGTGTTGCCTGCCTTGTTATTGGTATCTATTACAGTAAAATCTGTAACAAAGATTAAGTTACTGGGGTATTTGCTAAGATCCATCGTCGGTGCATACGCAAGGTAATCGACATGGCCACCACCCGCGAAAGCTATGGCGTCTCCATAGGCAGTTGGATCATAAGTGCCATTTTGACTGAATCCAGGCCAATCAGCATCAGCTGAATCTCGTACAGCCCCCCCTTGGGTGTCGATGCCGGTACCTTGGGCGATTGTATCAAATGCCCATAAGGCCGTCACTCCATTAGCATCCACATATACTTTCCCCGTAGTTGGATCCACAAGATATACTTGACCTGAAAACTGTATAGGGACGCTTCCAGCGTTCTGTAGATCAAGTCCGAAAACAGGGATGTTCTCGTTGTCGGCATTAGTCGGGTTAATGAAAGTCAAAATTTCACCCACCGTAGCGGCTACGTTATTGGTTGGGTAAGTAATGGCCATGCTGTTCGTAGTAGTCGGTACAGGGAGCCCGCCTAGTCCCCAAACATCATGAAATTCTGAAATACCTCCCGTCTCCTTCACAGCGTTTGGCAAAAGCGCACCATTGCTCATTCCATTTTGGTTCTGGACTATTATTCCCAGGGTGCCGGTTCCTGTGACAATATGGTAGCTACCGTATGTAGATACAGGAAAATATGTTGACGCATTGTTTTTCTGATTTGCATATATCAGCTGAGCCGAAAATGACCAAAAGTCATCATGTGCCCAAGCGACGTAATTCTGTCCAAATAAACCTTGAGTACCATCAGGGTAACTCTGAGTTGGGTCAGGTAACGTTATCGTTGCCGCCGAGCTAATTACTGCCATGCCCATCAAAGCAAACAGTGTTAGGACAATCCCCAGCAAAATTCTTTTTTTGAAACTCTTCATATCCTCGACTCAAGTTACATCATGTCAGATGATTTACCAATGTGCACTTCCTCAATATGAACAATATGGCAAGTTCCATGCCCGGCATGACGCGCATAGGAGGACCGTTAAAATCGTTTGCTGTATCGGGTAGATCTAGCGTCCCTCAATGTGCATGCACTTCCGATGATTACCGATGCAATCACAAGTGTAAAATATTCCGACGCAGGTAGAAGCAGCCGCCGTGATTCTAACCTGATCAACCCTCCCCAAAGCCACTCCTCCCGTCCAATAATCTATGGTTATAGATGGTTACCGACTTGCACGGATTTTCTTGATCCCAATACCAACACTTTCCCCAGTGCTGTAATCCGTCCGTATGCAAAGAAATGCAAAGAATTCTGTCTTTTCCCAGGATAAATCAGCATATCAATATTGAGGAACCGTAGGGATAGACTGAAAGAGAGATTCATTGATAAACTGTAAAGATTTCCGACAGGCGTTGTTCCACCCTTTCCTTTTGTAATCTTCCCCCTTCATTATCACGCGCTTTTGAGGACTAATAGGTAAAAGGAGGGCTTATTATATGCAGAAAACTAACTCTGAATATGGTACATCTTTTTGGAGCAGGTCATACCAAAAAATATTTGCGAAAGTCCACGTGAAGTCTCCCATCGAGTCACAGCACAGACTACTGAAAAAGTAATCTGCCCCGGAGTATCGCCATCCGCCATTCATGTGCTCCGCCTAGTAATATGTTACTAAAAAAATTTCTTTACATTCTCGTACAAATTTGTTTTTTATGTGAAAAACTTGGTTGGTCTCCCCCCTTCAAAACCGGTGCATTGTTATTGCAGCCAAATGCCAGGAAAAGAAATCTTGCTCTAAGTATGATAACTGGTTCTGGGGAAGGTCACCAATTGCAAGGTTGAAGAGGAGTTAATGACAAGAACAGCGAAAAATAATAAAAATATAATTACTGTTATTATCGGGATATTCTTTGGATGTCTATTTTTATTGTTATTAATACTGCCCTTTCTTCACCATTGCACAGGGAGCATTTGCTATAATGGGCTAGAATTCATAGTCAAAGCATTATTCCCAGCAATATTTGAACAATATAATAAATATTTTGATTGGAAATCATTGATATCGGCTTTCATAATTATTTCAATAATATTGAATATTGTATTGTTTGCCGTCGTCTTAATATTTGAAAACATCAAGTGGTGGTAAGCACCCTATTTTAATATTGGATATACCATCCACTGGTCAATCTTAACGGGTGAAGGGAGGGTCATATGAGATGTACTATTATCATAGCAGTCTTGATGTTAACCTCTGTATGTGCTACCGGAGATATGACCATTAACAACGACGATAAGGGACCGTGACAATCTCAAACGCGCCCATACCAAGATGGCACAGGAAAAAAGCAAAGGTGATCATCCAATATGAAGGCATTACAGACTAAGGCATATAGAAACATGAACAGGGAAAAGCAAATATTGGATAAGGTTTGGTGAGGGCGGCACAATCGGTGGCTATAACGGGACAGCAATCTTGCCAGGAAGAGAGTACTAGCGGTTGATGCAACCACATATGGAAGATTGACGAAGCGTGGATAGCAAGTTGATATCCCCTTCCAGGATTATTTCCCAGAGAATGAGTTAGACTACTTTCCTATGGAACTAAGGCACCTATCGAGGGATCACGCCACTTCGGTTTTTGCAAGTCAATCAAAATAATGATCAATTTTTTCTAAGATATTTTCTGTTGTTGAAACAACTTAATTATAGATTGTTGCCGATTTACCCGGATTTCCCTGATCATGAGGCCCAAAAAGTTTTTGCCTGAAGATAATCCGCTGGTATGTAAAGAAATCTGACACAGCCGAAGTATGATGTGAGTGTCGATATTGAGCAATCGTATGGCCAGCCAGAAATAGAGATTCATTATTATGCAGAAAAAAAGGTTCATGCCAGACCATTATTTACCATTTCCTCCCGTAATCCGGACCCTTGATTACCAAGCGGTTACTACGGACTCGTGGCTGTAACTGATGTGAAAGTCTTCATGATCCGCAAAGAATCGAACTAAAGAAGATTACTTCTTGTGATGCTGTTCTTCTAATTTTTCCTCTCAATCAAGCACTTCTGCGGATAAGCAATAATGTTTGTTGATTTTTTATTTCAAACGAAAAGAGAATGTGTCTGATCGTAGAGAAATCTCTAGATCAAGTTACCTACTACTTCGAATGGAGTAAGATATGGTAAATAAGACTAAATGGCTTCTGGGAGGGATTATTCTCTCTTTATTGTTAGTTGGTCTTCTTCTTTTTTTAATACGAGCGACAATTCTGGATGCATGTGGAATATTTATGGCACCCGATGGTAATTATGTTGCTGATGTCGCCATTCTGGAAGGCAGTGAATTCCTTGATAGGGGAGTTGTGCAAAGCGGTATAAAATTAATCTTATCGCAAAAAGTCAAACGGATTGTCGTTATCTTGCATTTAATTACCCCCTTCCACAGACCTTTTGGTCTTAACGAAGATTATCCCAATCTCGTCAAAAAAGAACTGGAAACTTTGGGACTAAAAGAAACTGATATAAAAATCATTGTAAATCATATTCATGACCCAATAACGTTAACATCTGCGAAAGGTGCATTGGAGGCTCTCTCTCAAGATCATGTGAGAAGTGCTATTCTGCTATCCAAAGGTTTTCATACTCGGCGGAGCTTTCTTGTATACCAACATGTAGGTATTCCATTACAGATCAAGATCTTTCCTTCTGCTTGCTTCAATGAATATCAACTTGATCATTGGTGGTCGAATGAGAAGGCCGTTCGCGACTTCACTTCTGAAGTTGTAAAACTGGCTTATTATTTTATACGAAATTATATTCCCTTAAAATTATCTTACTAGTTGTTTTATCTCTTTCTTCCTGAACGGGAGTAACCACGGGCACTGGCTGGTAACCACTGGCACCGGGGCACGATGTACCGGGAATTAAGGAAGATGGGCGCTTCGGAAGCGTATGCCGGCAAGGTCGCCGTGAATAGCCGGCGCTGGTGGCGCAACAGCAGCCGAGCGTTGAATCGAGCGATGCCGATCGCCTACTTCGACCGCCTCGGTGTACCCCGGCTCTCATGACCTCAACGACTCGAACCACCCGGCGCAGACCCGCATGCCGGGTGGTGTGGGAGGGGAACGGTCAGGGATCCTGACCGCCCCTATCCCGATTGCGACGAATCGTGAACGCGAATAAAAAGAGGCAGGGTGCGGACACCCTGCCTCTTGCTCATCCTTGTTCTGTCAATTCAGATCAATCGTTGATCTTGGCGATCTCCCTCGGTTTGACCTCGAGGTCCATGTACCCGTACTTGTGATCCTTCAGCACGTCCGACGTTGGGAAACGGCGATCCGGCGCGTTCTGGAACATCCAGTGGTTCAGCTTGATGTTCAGCTTTTCCACGGCCGCCTTGGCCAGCTCCTCGCGGTCATCCGGGTGGGCGATAGAGATGATCTTCTTTGCCTTCTCGGCGTCCGTGCAGCCCTGGATGTTGACGATGCCGTACTCCGTGCAGATCCAGGAGACGAGCTGGTCGGGAACAGTCACGACACTTCCGGGATCCAGCATGGGGACGAAGCGTGACCGGCCCTTCGCGTCCCTGGATGTAGCCGCAATGATGGCCCGGCCGCCCTTGGCCATGGTGGCCCCGAGCGTGAACTGGAACTGGCCGCCCGTCGAGGAGATGGGCCGGCCGCCGACGTTCCCTGCCGCGTCCTGCCCCCGGAGGTCCATCTGGGCGAAATTGTTGACGGTCACCATGTTGTCCAGCTGGGAGAGCGTCACGACGTTATTCGTATAGCCGATGTCGAATCCAGCGAAGAGGGGGCTGCGGTGCAGCCACTCGTAGTAGCGGGGCGTGTCGACGGGCATGATGTAAGCCCAACCGCATCTTCCCCTATCGATATTCTTCCGGGAGTTGTCGACGACGCCCGCCTCGTAGAGCGTAAAGGCGTACTCGCCGATCATCTCGCTGTGGACGCCGATGTGTCTCAGGTTGGACTTGGCCAGGCCAATGACGACGGCCGTGGGGAGGGTACCGATGCCCACCTGGATGCAGTCACCATCCCTCATGATCGAAAGGCAGTTGTTGGCGATGGCCGTCTGGACGTCGTCCGGTTTGATGTTCTTTTCGGCGATGTAGGGCCACTGGTACTTCTCGTTGTCCACGTCCACCTCGACGAAGTAGTCGACCTCGTCAACGGGGAGGAACATACCCCTTCCCCCCTCGCACCAGGCGTAATCGGAGCGGATTTCGCAGACGAACTTCTTGCAGGACTTGGCGACGATCATGAAGTTGTTCACGCCGTAGCTGGCGTTCACATATCCGGCCTCAGGCACGGCGCAGGCCTGGACACCCCAGTCCATGGCACGTTCCGCCCTGTTCTTGCGGTAGAAACGGGCATATTCGGCATCCATCCCCAGTGCCCATCCCCAGTGCTTCCAGTCGACGGCTTTGTAACCCTTGTTCATGAGACCGCGGGTGGTGGGAAGAATGAAGGCCTCGTGAAGGACATGGTACTTCCCCTCCATATCAGCTGCGGCGCAGAAATTGTTGCCGCACATGATCGCCTGGTTCCAGATCTCGATGTTCTTGAGGTCTCCAGGGCCGTCGCCTAACCGGGCCGCCAGGGCCTCCATCGTCGGAAGCGTGTCCGATCCGGGGCCGCCACGATTGATCCAGTCTCCGGGCTTGACCATGTCTGCCCACTGTTTCGCGGTAATGGTTTTGTTCTTGATTTTCTGCTGTACCGGGGTTGGCATCCATACTTTCTCTTTGTTCGCGATTTTCTGCTGGGCCATATTGAAATGTTCCTCCTTTTTCAATGTAGATCAAAAAAGACCCCCGATCTACTGCGTTAAAAAAATGAATGGCCACTCCTGAATGAACAAATTGCAGCACTTCATTCCCGGCGATCGGATCCCCCCTTTCGTCGTTTGAATTTCTTTGATTTGTATGGAGTTAGAAACTTTTTTGAATCAGGAAAGAGACGGTTAACACTTAACTTTGTCAACCATGATTGTCAAGGGAAAATTGGTGAAGAACCTATGAATGCTGATTCCATGACATGAATTGGCTGAGAGATGAAACGATTTGACATTCCAGTGAATCGACGGCTGTGTGGATTCCATGCATATAGCGGGAAAGTGACGATATTCGGCCGGATGTAGGGGCGACACACCGGAAGACCCAGAGCAGCGTACCGTCAGACGGATAGGCAAGATAAAGGAAAGGCAGCCTGACCGGTTGTGAACGGTGTCATCGTTCCAGACTCGGTTGCCGAGGAAATAGGATGAATTCTTTCTGCACGACGGATGAAAAAATCTTGACAGGGACGCAATTGAACGGTATTCAAAATTCGAACGGTGCATAGCCGCAGCATTTCCTTCCACCCATGGAGGTCAGTCATGTATACGGATTTGAAAGACAAAACAGCAATTGTCACCGGTGCAGGAAAAAAGACGGGCATCGGATATGCCATCGCTTCGAAGCTTGCTTCCTGCGGTGCGAACGTGGTCATCGCCGACCTGGGGAAGCCCGTCCATCCCGATGAACCGCTCAAAACGGCGACGAGCGACGAAATGGAGGCCATCGCCGCCCTGCTCTCTGAAGCATATGGAGTGAAAACGACAGCCGCGGCCGTGGATGTCATGGATAGTGCATCCATCGCCGCCTTTGTCAAGCACGTGAGCGGAAGCTTCGATCACATCGACATCCTCTGCAACAACGCCGGAGCCTCCTTCGGGGTTCCTAACACCGTCCTGAGCTATGACGAAGAAGCCTGGATCCGGACAATCGATGTCAATCTGTTCTCTGTATTTCGCATGTCCAGGGCCGTCCTTCCCATGATGACGGGAAAACCGGGCTCGATCGTCAATACGGCGTCCCGAGCCGGCAAAGTCCCACCCCTATTCAACAGCGCCTATGCCGTTGCGAAGGCGGGCGTCATCATGCTGACCAAGACCATGGCCAAGGAACTGGGGGGTCTTGGGATCCGCGTCAATGCCATCTGCCCGGGGCAGATCGCTACGGATCTGGAGAAATGGCGTTTCGGTCTGGAAGCAAAGTTCTTTAACACGACGATCGAAGAACGGGAAAAGGAGATGTGCACAACGATCCCCCTGGGCTTCATCGGCCTTCCGGCCGACGCCGGTGACCTGGTGGCGTACCTGGCCTCGGACGCATCGCGGTATATCACGGGCCAGGCCATCAATCTCGACGGCGGCCAGTGCATGGAATTATGAGAACCATCGCCGGCTCAAAAAACAGACAACGGTGCATCCCACGCCTTCTCAGCGTTCACGGAGAGACGGCGACCGGAGGATGCATGTTCAATACCTTGATGGAGGACACAGCATGAGTAAAATCATCGGCGGCCAATTGGCGGCGGAGTCGTTGATCGACAGGGACGTAGAATACATCTTTTCCCTCAGCGGCGGACACATCACACCCATCTACCAGTACCTGGAAAACTCGAAAATCACCCTCTTCGACACGCGGCATGAACAGGCGGCGGTTTTCATGGCCGAGGCATGGGCACGCATGACCCGGAAACCGGCGGTGGCCATGGTAACGGCCGGTCCGGGGTTCACGAACGCCCTTTCCGGCATAGCCAGCGCCAGGCTTTCCAACGCCCCGGTCATTCTGATTGCCGGTTGCGTCGGCCTCGAGAGCGTCGAGAAGCTGGACCTGCAGGACATGAGCCAGCTTCCCGTGATCGCACCGATGGTGAAGAAGGCATTCGTCTGCCAGGTTCCCGAACGGATTCCCGAGTTCATCGACATGGCGTTCCGCGCGGCCATGAGCGGCCGGCCCGGCCCGGTCTATCTGGAGCTTCCCTGCGACATCCTGAACGCGCAGGTGGATATGGCGAAGGTCAAGAAAGTCAGGACCTCTCTGTCATCCGCCCCCGTCGACCGGGAAAATGCGGCGAAAGCGGTCGAGATGCTCAAGGCGGCCAAGAGCCCCGTCATCATTGCCGGAAGCGGCGTCTGGTATGCCGATGCGGGGAAGGAGCTGACCGCCTTCGTCGAAAATACGGGGATTCCGGTCTTCACAATGGCGGCAGGGCGGGGCGTCATTCCCGACACCCACCCGCTGTGTTTCGAGTCCTCCCTGGCCATCCGTCCCGGCGCGGCGATGCTATCCCTGATGAGCACCGACTGCGTGCTCTTCCTGGGCGGCCGGCTCAGCCTCTTTTACATCTTCGGTGAAATCTTCCCGCCCACTGCCAGGTTCATCCAGGTGGACATCGCGCCGGACGAGATCGGGCGCAACCGCTCCGTCGATCTCGGTATTGTCAGCGATGTCAGGGCCTTCCTGGCGGAGATGAACTCCGTCGTCGAGAACGGGGGAATCGGTGCCGCCCTGCGAGAGCGGAACGCGGCCTGGGTGGAGACCGTCCGCAAGGCCGACGCGGACGGGAAGGAGCAGGCCCGGTCGATGTGGGAAGCGGAGACCCTTCCGATTCATCCCATGCGCCTGGCCCGGGAAATCAATGCCTTCATGGACCGCGAAGACGACATCGTGGTCGCCGACGGCGGCGACACATCCACCTGGATGGGCATGACCCGCACCGTCCGCAGGGGCGGAACCTATCTCGATTACGGCCTGTACGGATGCCTCGCCGTGGGCATTCCTTTCGGCAATGCGGCCAAGCTTCGAAACCCGGACAAGCGTGTCCTGGTTATCATGGGCGACGGCTCCGCCGGGTTCAACTTCATGGAGTTCCATACGGCCATCCGAAAGAAGCTGCCCATCGTCGTCGTCATCGGCAACGACCAGGCCTGGGGCATGATCATGCACAGCCAGCAGCTGCGCATGGGGCACCACATACCCAACGGCACGGAGCTGGGATGGGTCGATTACCACAAGATGGTTGAAGCCCTGGGCGGCTTCGGGATCTGCGTCGAGCGGCCCGAAGACATCCGTCCGGCCCTGGAGGCCGCCTTTGCCTCCGGGAAAACGGCCTGCGTGAACGTCAAGGTCGATCCGTCGGTGATCAGTCCCGGGAGTGTGGCCCTGGCCAATCTCGGAGGGTACAAGAGCAGTTGACGATTCTGAATTTGAAAATCGGGGTGAGGGGATGATTCCGGGTCGCCCGGAAAGAACGGGAGGAAAGCTGCCATGGCGGAAATGACGGGACCAAAGGAATACAAGCTGTCCAAGGGTTACTCGTACTACCTGTTCACCCTGCTGTTCCTGCTGTATCTTTTCAACTATATCGACCGCGTCATCGTGACGTCCCTTTTCCCCTTTATCCAGAAGGAGTGGGGATTGACGGACACCCAGTGCGGAATGCTCGTCTCCGTCGTCTTCGGGGCAATCGTGACGCTGACCATTCCCGCCTCCATTCTGGTGGACCGCTGGAGCCGCAAAAAAACCATCGGCATCATGGCGCTTCTCTGGAGCTTCGCCACAGCGGCCTGCGCCTTCACCAAGAGCTTCCCGGCGCTCCTCATCGCCCGGACAGGCATCGGCATCGGCGAGGCCGGTTTCGCCCCCGGCGGCACGGCAATGCTGTCGGGGCTTTTCCCTGCCGAGAAGAGGTCCCGCATGGTGGGCATGTGGAATGCCTCCATTCCTCTCGGCAGCGCCATCGGCATCGGCCTCGGCGGGATCATCGCCGAGACCTGGGGCTGGCGCCATGCCTTCGGCATCGTGGCCATCCCCGGCGCCATCGTGGCCATCCTTTTCTTTTTCATCAGGGACTACAAGACAGTCGAACTGGTCAAGACCGTTAAAAAGGGAGGCATCGAAACCGCGAAGGTCACCATGAGCAAAATGGACATCTTCCGGGACTTCATTCGTACACCTTCCCTGATGCTGACCAACATCGGGTTCTCGGGCGTCATCTTCGCGACGACATCCATCATCACGTGGCTGCCCACGTATTACCATCGGATCGAAAATATACCCATGAGCCAGGCGGGGATGAAGACGGGCCTCATCATGATGCTGGCCATCATCGGCGGACCCGTCGGCGGCTGGATTGCCGATGTCTGGTTCAAGAAGAAGGTCAGTGCCCGGCTGCTCTTCCCGGCCATCTCAACGATCCTCACCGCCATCACGCTGTTCATCGCCATCACATTCCTGGAGGGCCGGGCGCAGTACGCTGCCCTGCTGCTCATGGGCGTGCTCATCGTTGCCTTCGCGCCG of Syntrophaceae bacterium contains these proteins:
- a CDS encoding PilZ domain-containing protein → MTIEMEKGITVCFQITLEISNALDKIAKYEKRSVSEVVGLIIDHYLKENKEFQGIKQNRRRFERKKVDLPAYIGDPRWQRSDFEAITIMDISIGGIRFSIPKGTKLEIQRNSDSDTEKFSIIFRLPNYYWPINVEIAPQRVIESSEEFQVGAALVNPDFHAYSALQKYMI
- a CDS encoding PEP-CTERM sorting domain-containing protein, coding for MKSFKKRILLGIVLTLFALMGMAVISSAATITLPDPTQSYPDGTQGLFGQNYVAWAHDDFWSFSAQLIYANQKNNASTYFPVSTYGSYHIVTGTGTLGIIVQNQNGMSNGALLPNAVKETGGISEFHDVWGLGGLPVPTTTNSMAITYPTNNVAATVGEILTFINPTNADNENIPVFGLDLQNAGSVPIQFSGQVYLVDPTTGKVYVDANGVTALWAFDTIAQGTGIDTQGGAVRDSADADWPGFSQNGTYDPTAYGDAIAFAGGGHVDYLAYAPTMDLSKYPSNLIFVTDFTVIDTNNKAGNTEVFILGDVVTRVPEPSTLLLLGLGLIGLAYVGLRRNFEK
- a CDS encoding SDR family oxidoreductase gives rise to the protein MYTDLKDKTAIVTGAGKKTGIGYAIASKLASCGANVVIADLGKPVHPDEPLKTATSDEMEAIAALLSEAYGVKTTAAAVDVMDSASIAAFVKHVSGSFDHIDILCNNAGASFGVPNTVLSYDEEAWIRTIDVNLFSVFRMSRAVLPMMTGKPGSIVNTASRAGKVPPLFNSAYAVAKAGVIMLTKTMAKELGGLGIRVNAICPGQIATDLEKWRFGLEAKFFNTTIEEREKEMCTTIPLGFIGLPADAGDLVAYLASDASRYITGQAINLDGGQCMEL
- a CDS encoding thiamine pyrophosphate-binding protein — its product is MSKIIGGQLAAESLIDRDVEYIFSLSGGHITPIYQYLENSKITLFDTRHEQAAVFMAEAWARMTRKPAVAMVTAGPGFTNALSGIASARLSNAPVILIAGCVGLESVEKLDLQDMSQLPVIAPMVKKAFVCQVPERIPEFIDMAFRAAMSGRPGPVYLELPCDILNAQVDMAKVKKVRTSLSSAPVDRENAAKAVEMLKAAKSPVIIAGSGVWYADAGKELTAFVENTGIPVFTMAAGRGVIPDTHPLCFESSLAIRPGAAMLSLMSTDCVLFLGGRLSLFYIFGEIFPPTARFIQVDIAPDEIGRNRSVDLGIVSDVRAFLAEMNSVVENGGIGAALRERNAAWVETVRKADADGKEQARSMWEAETLPIHPMRLAREINAFMDREDDIVVADGGDTSTWMGMTRTVRRGGTYLDYGLYGCLAVGIPFGNAAKLRNPDKRVLVIMGDGSAGFNFMEFHTAIRKKLPIVVVIGNDQAWGMIMHSQQLRMGHHIPNGTELGWVDYHKMVEALGGFGICVERPEDIRPALEAAFASGKTACVNVKVDPSVISPGSVALANLGGYKSS
- a CDS encoding MFS transporter, whose product is MAEMTGPKEYKLSKGYSYYLFTLLFLLYLFNYIDRVIVTSLFPFIQKEWGLTDTQCGMLVSVVFGAIVTLTIPASILVDRWSRKKTIGIMALLWSFATAACAFTKSFPALLIARTGIGIGEAGFAPGGTAMLSGLFPAEKRSRMVGMWNASIPLGSAIGIGLGGIIAETWGWRHAFGIVAIPGAIVAILFFFIRDYKTVELVKTVKKGGIETAKVTMSKMDIFRDFIRTPSLMLTNIGFSGVIFATTSIITWLPTYYHRIENIPMSQAGMKTGLIMMLAIIGGPVGGWIADVWFKKKVSARLLFPAISTILTAITLFIAITFLEGRAQYAALLLMGVLIVAFAPAAITVTQEVIHPGLRAISYAVCVIFQNALGAFTAPMVLGAISDAYGIKAAISVLPAFLVFSAVLFYLGSLYYEKDLAKVEKVELEMEG